The Streptomyces cathayae DNA segment CCCCGTCAGGCGAGGACTGGTTCCTGCACTTCCAGCAGCGCGGGGCGTACGGCAGGGTCGTGCACCTCCAGCCGATGCACTGGGAGTCCGCGGGAGGCTGGCCGGTGCTGGGGGACGCCGGCGCGCCGGTCGCCGGGCACCACAGGCCGGACCTGCCCGCGCAGCCGGCCGCGGCACCCGCCACCGACGACGACTTCCCCGGAGGCCGTCACGGCCGCCAGTGGCAGTGGACCGCGAACCCCCAGGAAGGCTGGGCCACCCAGCACTCCGCCGACGGGCTGCGGCTGACCTGCGTGCGCACCGCCGACGCGCACGACCTGCGCGGACTGGCGAACGTGCTCACCCAGCGGCTGCCCGGCACCCCGTGCACCGTCGAGGTGGAACTGCGGCTCGACAGCCGGGAGCCCGGGGCACGGGCCGGCCTCGCGGTCCTCGGCGACGCCTACCGCTGGATCGGGCTCCAGCGGGGACCGGACGGCACCGCGCACCTGGTGCACCGGTTCGCCGAGACGGTGGCGGAGAGGGAACGCGACGCCGACCATCCGCGGCTCGTCCCCGAGGGCCGGGCGAGGCTGCGGATCGAGGCCGGGGCCGGTGCCCGCTGCCGCTTCTCGTACGACACCGGGGACGGCTTCCGCCCCTCCGGGCAGACCTTCGCCGCCACCCCGTGGCGCTGGGTCGGCGCCCTGCTCGGCCTGGTCGCCCTCGCCCCGACGGGCCAGGGGCACGCCGGGACGGCGACCTTCACGCAGTTCAGGATCAGCGCCGCATAACCACCCTTCATAACTACCCCTCCCCGTGAGCCTGCCGGGAGCCGCAACGACGCACCTCCACGGCAAGCGCTTACCGACGCCGCCCCACGTGGCTGAGCACCACCGGACGACCGCGAGACGCCCCCCACCCGCACACCCCGTCGGAACCAGAAGCGAACCAGAAGAAGAGAGCCGACCAATGAAGATCAGCAATCGCAGAAGCAGCACGGGCCGGCGCCGGACGTCGGCCGCCGTCGCCCTGGGCGCCGTGCTCGCGCTGACCGTCACCGCCTGCGGCGACGACGGCAGCGGAGCCGGCGGCGACAAGGGTGCCGAGGGCAGCGGCACGGGCAAGATCACCTTCTGGGACAACAACGGCGGTGTCCGCACCGCGATCTGGAAGGAGATCATCGCCGACTTCGAGAAGGCCAACCCGGAGATCGACGTCGAGTACGTCGGGATCGCCGCCACCGAGTACCAGTCCAAGGTCGACACCGCCCTCCAGGGCGGCGGCCTGCCGGACGTCGGCGGGATCGGCGCGTCGATGCTCGCGGGCTTCTCCGCCCAGAAGGCGCTCGCCCCGCTGGACGACCGGCTGGGCAAGTCGCCCCTCGACGGCAAGCTCAACAAGGACATGATCGAGTCGCTGCGCGCCGCCGGCGGCGGTGACGACAAGCTGTACTCGGTCCCGACCTCCGCGAACAACGGCGTCCTCTACTACCGCACCGACCTGTTCGAGAAGGCGGGCCTGGAGGAACCGACCAGCTGGGAGCGCTTCTTCAAGGCCGCGGAGAAGCTCAGCAACAAGGGCAAGAACGAGTTCGGCTACACCATCCGCGGCGGCGCCGGCTCCATCGCCCAGGCCCTGGACGCGATGTACGGCCAGTCCGGCATCACCACGTTCTGGGACTCCACCGGAGAGAAGAGCACGGTCAACGACCCGAAGAACGTCGAGGCCCTGGAGAAGTACGCGGCCCTGTTCAAGAAGGTCACTCCCGCCGCCGACCTGAACAACGACTTCACCAAGATGGTCGCGCAGTGGGACTCCGGCACGATCGGGATGCTCCACCACAACCTCGGTTCGTACCAGGACCACGTGAAGGCGCTCGGCGACGACGCGTTCCGGGGCATCCCGCAGCCCACCGGCCCCGACGGCGCCCGGGTCCAGGTCTCCAACCCGGTCGACGGTCTCGGCGTGTTCCAGAGCTCCAAGAACAAGGACGCCGCCTGGAAGTTCATCGAGTACGCCGTCTCGGCCGAGGCGAACTCGAAGTTCAACGAGTCCGCCGGACAGGTGCCGGCCAACCTCGACGCCGCCAAGGACGACTGGATCCAGAAGGCGGAGCCGACCAAGCTGGCCGCGGACGCGCTGAGCGACGGGTCGACGACCATCGTCCAGCTGCCGTACTACCTGCCGGACTGGAACACCATCTCCAAGGCCGACAACGAGCCGAACTTCCAGAAGGTGCTGCTCGGGGACATGAGCGCGAAGGACTTCCTCGACAACCTGGCCGAGCAGCTGAACGAGGCCCAGGCCGAGTGGCAGGAGCAGATGGCCTGAGCGGTTCCGGGTGTCACCGCGGGGCGGCCGCCGGCCCGTTCGCCGAGGGCCGCGGCCGTCCCCGCACCCGGCCGCGCCCCCGCGGCGCGGCCGGCCCGCACACAGGTACAGTCCCGCGCCCCGAGAGGCGCTCTTTTGGACCCTTGCTGAAAGGCACAGGCTTGTGTCGCTCACCCGCCGACAGGTTTCCGCCGCCGGACTCGGCCTCCCCCTCGCCCTCACCGTGACCGGCACCGCCCAGGCCGCGCCCCGACGGCCCCGGCCCCGCACCCTCCACATCGCCGGGGACTCCACCGCGGCCCAGAAGTACGCCGACGCGGCACCGGAGACCGGATGGGGCACGGCGCTCCCCTTCCTGCTCCGCCATGACCTCGTGGTCGCCAACCACGCGGTGAACGGACGGAGTGCGAAGAGCTTCGTCGACGAGGGGCGGCTCGACGCCGTCCTCGACGCCATCCGGCCCGATGACCTCCTGCTGATCCAGTTCGCGCACAACGACGAGAAGGCCACCGACCCGAGCCGCTACCGAACACTTGCCCAGTGCTCCACCCTTCAGGGTGGAGGTGTAGGGCATCCTGCCCGTAGTGGCCCGAAGGGGCGCGGCGGCATGGCTAAGATCGCCTTGTCCGACGACGGAGTTGTCGGACCTACCGCCGGACGGGCGGGAAGTCAGGCCTGCGGAGGCCGTGTAAGACCGACCCTCACCGGTCGGCAGTGGCCTGTGAAACAGGAACCCGAGGTGGTACCGCGAAGCGGTACCGACCGGAATCTCCTGCCCTCGGGCAGGAGAGGGCGTCAAACCGAGCCCTGGACGACGTACCGGGAGCACCTGCGGCTGTACGTCGCCGGGGCAAGGGCCCGCGGGGCGCGGCCCGTACTGGCCACCCCCGTGGAGCGCCGGAGGTTCGGCCCGGCCGGCGACGCCGTGCCGAGCCACGGCGCGTACCCGGCGGCGATGCGGGCGCTGGCCGACGAGGAGCGGGTCGCGCTGCTCGACGTCCAGGCCCTGTCGCTGGCGCTGTGGCAGGAGCTGGGCGTCGAGGAGACCAAGAAGTACTTCAACTGGACGGCGACCGAGCAGGACAACACGCACTTCAACCCGCCCGGCGCGATCGCCGTGGCCCGGCTGGTCGCCCGGGAGTTGCTGCGCACCCGGGTGCTTGCTCCGCGGGACGTGCGCCGGCTGGACGAGACGATCCCCGAGTCCTGGATCACCTGGCCGGACGCCGCCGCCTGACGCCTTCACCACAGACACACCGGCACCGGACACACAGGCACCACAGACACGCGAGGAATGAGAAAAGGGAGAGTCACACCATGAACAGACCGACATGGCAGGGGCATGCCATAGTGAGAGCCGCCTCGCTGGCCGGCTGCACCGCCCTCGTGCTGGCCCTGGCCGGCACCGGCGCCCAGGCCCATTCCGGCCACCACCCCGGCCACCCCCGCGACGCCGCCCGGCAGACGCTCGGCGCGAACGACGGCTGGGCGTCCCACGGAACCGGCACCACCGGAGGTGCCGCGGCCACCGCCGAGAGCGTTCACACCGTCAGCGACTGGGCCGGATTCAAGGCCGCCCTGGCGGCCGGCGGCAGCGCCCCGAAGATCATCAAGGTGCGGGGGACGATCGACGCGGTCTCCGACGGCTGCGACGCACTCGCCGCCCCCGGCTACGACTTCGACGACTACCTCGGGGCGTACGCGCCCGAGACCTGGGGCCTGGAACAGGACCTGGCCGACGAGCCCGACGACAGCCCCGAGGGCCTGCGCAGGGCCTCGGCCGCCCGCCAGGACACCGCCATCAAGGCGAACATCCCGGCCAACACCACGATCATCGGCGTCGGCCGGAACGCCGGGTTCAAGGGCGCCAGCCTGCAGATCAAGGGCGTGGACAACGTCATCGTCCGCAACCTCACCCTCGAGAGCCCGGTGGACTGCTTCCCGCAGTGGGACCCGACCGACGGCGACCGGGGCAACTGGAACTCCGAGTACGACACCGCCGTCGTGTACGGCTCCACCCACGTCTGGCTGGACCACAACACCTTCACCGACGGCGACCACCCCGACAGCGAGGCCCCCACCCACTTCGGGATGCTGTACCAGCAGCACGACGGAGAGCTGGACATCGTCCGGGGCGCCGACTACGTCACCGCCTCCTGGAACGTCTTCACCGAGCACGACAAGACGATCCTGATCGGCAACAGCGACGGCGAGTCCACGGCCGTCGGCGACCGGGGCAGGCTGAAGGTGACCTTCCACCACAACCTGTTCTCGAAGCTGGTCGAGCGCGCGCCACGGGTCCGCTTCGGACAGGTCGACGTCTACAACAACCACTTCGTGGCCGGCCAGGGCTACGGCTACAGCTTCGGCGTCGGCAAGGAGTCCCAGCTCGTCGCCGAGCACAACGCGTTCACGCTGGCCGAGGGCGTCAGCCCGGCGAAGATCCTCAAGCGGTGGAACGACTCGCCGCTCACCGACCGGAACAACCGCGTCAACGGCAAGCGGGCCGACCTGATCGGCCTGCACAACGCGGAGAACCCCGGGACGCCCCTGCGCTCCGGCGCCGGCTGGACCCCCACCCTGCGCACCGCCGTCCACCCGGCGCAGGCGGTCCCGGCGCTGGTCAAGCTCGGCGCGGGAGCGGGCCGCATCGGCTGACACCCCCTGACACCCCCTGACACCCCCGCACCCCCATTCGCCGGGGCGGGCGCGCTCCACCCCCACTGTGGCGCGCGCCCGCCCCGGTCCTCCCCGTACCGAAGGAGCCCCGCATGCCCTCCTCGCTGCCCGTGTCCCGGAGGGGTCTGCTGCTGGCCGGCGCGGTGGCCGCCACCGCGCCGGCCCTGGCGGCCGAGGCACCCGCCCGGGCGGCCTCCCACCCGCGCCGCCCGTTCGGCCGGTACGGTTCGCCGGCCGACCGCCTGACCCCCCGAACCCTGTACGTCCACCCCGGCGGCGCCGGTGACTTCACCTCCGTCCAGGCGGCCGTGACCGCCGCGACCGGCACCGGCCGCGTCCTCGTCCTGGCCCCGGGCACCTACCGGGAGACGGTGTCCGTGGCCGCCGACCGCACCGACATGACCTGGATCGGCGCCTCGCAAAGCCCCCGTGACGTCGTGATCGTGTACGACAACGCGGCGGGCACCCCGAAACCGGACGGCTCCGGAAACCACGGAACCTCCGGCTCCGCCACCACCACCGTGCGCCCCGACGGCTTCACCGCCCGCTGGATCACCTTCGCCAACGACTGGCTGCGCGCCGACCATCCCGGCACAAGCGGCACCCAGGCCGTCGCCCTGAAGGTGCAGGGCGACCGCAGCGCCTTCGCGCACTGCCGTTTCCTCGGCCACCAGGACACCCTGTACGCGGACTCCGCGGCGCTCGGCACCTTCGCCCGCCAGTACTTCTCCCACTGCTACGCCGAGGGCGACGTCGACTTCGTGTTCGGCCGGGCGACCGCCGTCTTCGCGCACTGCCACTTCCGCGCCCTGATCCGCCCGGACCTGGCCGGGGCCCCGCACGGCTTCGTCTTCGCGCCCTCCACGGCCGGCGCCAACCCGCGCGGCTACCTCGTCACACGGAGCAGGATCAGCAGCGATGCACCCGACGGCCACTACAAACTGGCCCGCCCCTGGGTGCCCAGCTCCGACCCCACCGCCCGCCCGATGCTCACCGTCCGCGACACCCACCTCGGCCCCGGCATCGACGCCGTCGCGCCGTACACCGACATGGCGAGCGGTCACCCCTGGCAGGACCAGCGCTTCGCCGAGTACCGCAACTCCGGTCCCGGCGCCGTGGTCACCGTCCCCGAGAACCGGCCCCAGCTCACCCGCGCCCAGGCCGCCGCCCACACCCGCGAGAGCCACCTCGGCGACTGGCACCCCCGGACCGGCACATGACCCCCGCCCCGCCCGGCCCGCCCGGCCTCCATCCGGCGCTCAAGGACGACCTGACGTTCCCGCTGGCCTGGGGCACCTCACCCGTCCGGGACTTCCCGGCGTGGCGGCGGGCGGCCCGGGACAAGGTCGGGGAACTGCTCGTCGTGGCGGACCAGGACGGCACACCGTACGCGCCCGAGTTCACCGCGGGCCCGGACGGGGACGGCTGCACCCGCCAGTGCGTGGAGCTCTCGCTCACCCGGTACGGCAGGGTCCGCGGCGCCCTGCTCACCCCGCGGGGCGCCGGGCCCTTCCCGGCCGTGCTGCTCCTGCACGACCACGGTTCCCGCTTCGACATCGGCAAGGAGAAGGGCGTGAGGCCCTGGTACGACGACACCCGGCTCGCCTCCGCCGAACAGTGGGCCGAGCGGTACTTCGCCGGGCGCTTCGTCGGCGACGAACTCGCCCGGCGCGGCCATGTGGTGCTCTGCCTGGACGCCCTCGGCTGGGGGGAGCGGGGGCCGCTGGTCTACGAGCGGCAGCAGGAACTGGCGAGCAACCTCTTCCACCTCGGCTCCTCGCTCGCTGGACTCCACGCCCGCGAGGACCAGCGGGCCGCCGCCTTCCTGGCCGGCCTCGACCGGGTGGACGCGCGCCGGGTAGCCGCCCTCGGCTTCTCCATGGGCGGCTACCGGGCCTGGCAGGTGGCCGCGCTCAGCGACCACGTCGCGGCGGCGGCGAGCGTGTGCTGGATGACCGGGCTGAAGGAGATGATGGTGCCCGGGAACAACACGCTGCGCGGGCAGTCGGCGTTCCACATGCTCCACCCCGGGCTCGCCCGGCACCTGGACATCCCCGACGTGGCGAGCATCGCCGCACCCCGGCCGATGCTCTTCTTCCACGGCGGGCTCGACGCCCTGTTCCCCGCCGACGGGGTGCGCACCGCCTACGACAGGCTGCGTGCCGTCTGGCGCTCCCAGGGCGCCGAGGACCGGCTGCGGCTGAAGACGTGGCCGGACAGGGGCCACGTCTTCGACGACGCGATGCAGGACGAGGTGTACGCCTGGCTCGACTCCGTCCTGTGAGGACCGCCGCCCGGACCGGTCAGGTGCCCGGCCGGGTCACTTGTAGGTGATGTCCGAGTCCGAGAACTTGCAGTACTTCCCGTCGGCGCCGGAGCCGAGGTCCTTCGGCTCCTTGCCCGTGTTGTTGCCCTGGTAGCGGGTGCAGGTCTTCATCTTCTTCTTGCTGTCCCCGTGGATGCGGATCTGCGACAGCGTGGCGGTGTCCCCGTAGTTGGTGTTGATGCCGACGATCGACTTGCCGGGGACCGTCAGGTCGATGTCCTTCAGCACGATCGTGCGCTTGTACTGCGTCTTGCAGTTGCCGCAGGAGCGCACCAGCTTGCCGAAGT contains these protein-coding regions:
- a CDS encoding glycoside hydrolase family 43 protein, which encodes MSAAPTDATYRNPVLNADWSDPDVIRVGDDFYLTASSFGRVPGLPLLHSRDLVNWTLVGHALERLEPESEFTAPRHDCGVWAPALRHHDDRFWIFWGDPDQGIFQVNAPEIRGPWTRPHLVKAGKGLIDPCPLWDEESGEAYLVHAWAKSRSGVKNRLTGHRMHPHGTELLDEGKVIVDGDRIPGWFTLEGPKLYRHDGWFWILAPAGGVETGWQGAFRSRGFFGPYEEKVVLEQRDTDVNGPHQGGWVRTPSGEDWFLHFQQRGAYGRVVHLQPMHWESAGGWPVLGDAGAPVAGHHRPDLPAQPAAAPATDDDFPGGRHGRQWQWTANPQEGWATQHSADGLRLTCVRTADAHDLRGLANVLTQRLPGTPCTVEVELRLDSREPGARAGLAVLGDAYRWIGLQRGPDGTAHLVHRFAETVAERERDADHPRLVPEGRARLRIEAGAGARCRFSYDTGDGFRPSGQTFAATPWRWVGALLGLVALAPTGQGHAGTATFTQFRISAA
- a CDS encoding ABC transporter substrate-binding protein translates to MKISNRRSSTGRRRTSAAVALGAVLALTVTACGDDGSGAGGDKGAEGSGTGKITFWDNNGGVRTAIWKEIIADFEKANPEIDVEYVGIAATEYQSKVDTALQGGGLPDVGGIGASMLAGFSAQKALAPLDDRLGKSPLDGKLNKDMIESLRAAGGGDDKLYSVPTSANNGVLYYRTDLFEKAGLEEPTSWERFFKAAEKLSNKGKNEFGYTIRGGAGSIAQALDAMYGQSGITTFWDSTGEKSTVNDPKNVEALEKYAALFKKVTPAADLNNDFTKMVAQWDSGTIGMLHHNLGSYQDHVKALGDDAFRGIPQPTGPDGARVQVSNPVDGLGVFQSSKNKDAAWKFIEYAVSAEANSKFNESAGQVPANLDAAKDDWIQKAEPTKLAADALSDGSTTIVQLPYYLPDWNTISKADNEPNFQKVLLGDMSAKDFLDNLAEQLNEAQAEWQEQMA
- a CDS encoding rhamnogalacturonan acetylesterase, with protein sequence MSLTRRQVSAAGLGLPLALTVTGTAQAAPRRPRPRTLHIAGDSTAAQKYADAAPETGWGTALPFLLRHDLVVANHAVNGRSAKSFVDEGRLDAVLDAIRPDDLLLIQFAHNDEKATDPSRYRTLAQCSTLQGGGVGHPARSGPKGRGGMAKIALSDDGVVGPTAGRAGSQACGGRVRPTLTGRQWPVKQEPEVVPRSGTDRNLLPSGRRGRQTEPWTTYREHLRLYVAGARARGARPVLATPVERRRFGPAGDAVPSHGAYPAAMRALADEERVALLDVQALSLALWQELGVEETKKYFNWTATEQDNTHFNPPGAIAVARLVARELLRTRVLAPRDVRRLDETIPESWITWPDAAA
- a CDS encoding pectate lyase family protein, giving the protein MNRPTWQGHAIVRAASLAGCTALVLALAGTGAQAHSGHHPGHPRDAARQTLGANDGWASHGTGTTGGAAATAESVHTVSDWAGFKAALAAGGSAPKIIKVRGTIDAVSDGCDALAAPGYDFDDYLGAYAPETWGLEQDLADEPDDSPEGLRRASAARQDTAIKANIPANTTIIGVGRNAGFKGASLQIKGVDNVIVRNLTLESPVDCFPQWDPTDGDRGNWNSEYDTAVVYGSTHVWLDHNTFTDGDHPDSEAPTHFGMLYQQHDGELDIVRGADYVTASWNVFTEHDKTILIGNSDGESTAVGDRGRLKVTFHHNLFSKLVERAPRVRFGQVDVYNNHFVAGQGYGYSFGVGKESQLVAEHNAFTLAEGVSPAKILKRWNDSPLTDRNNRVNGKRADLIGLHNAENPGTPLRSGAGWTPTLRTAVHPAQAVPALVKLGAGAGRIG
- a CDS encoding pectinesterase family protein; translation: MPSSLPVSRRGLLLAGAVAATAPALAAEAPARAASHPRRPFGRYGSPADRLTPRTLYVHPGGAGDFTSVQAAVTAATGTGRVLVLAPGTYRETVSVAADRTDMTWIGASQSPRDVVIVYDNAAGTPKPDGSGNHGTSGSATTTVRPDGFTARWITFANDWLRADHPGTSGTQAVALKVQGDRSAFAHCRFLGHQDTLYADSAALGTFARQYFSHCYAEGDVDFVFGRATAVFAHCHFRALIRPDLAGAPHGFVFAPSTAGANPRGYLVTRSRISSDAPDGHYKLARPWVPSSDPTARPMLTVRDTHLGPGIDAVAPYTDMASGHPWQDQRFAEYRNSGPGAVVTVPENRPQLTRAQAAAHTRESHLGDWHPRTGT
- a CDS encoding dienelactone hydrolase family protein, with translation MTPAPPGPPGLHPALKDDLTFPLAWGTSPVRDFPAWRRAARDKVGELLVVADQDGTPYAPEFTAGPDGDGCTRQCVELSLTRYGRVRGALLTPRGAGPFPAVLLLHDHGSRFDIGKEKGVRPWYDDTRLASAEQWAERYFAGRFVGDELARRGHVVLCLDALGWGERGPLVYERQQELASNLFHLGSSLAGLHAREDQRAAAFLAGLDRVDARRVAALGFSMGGYRAWQVAALSDHVAAAASVCWMTGLKEMMVPGNNTLRGQSAFHMLHPGLARHLDIPDVASIAAPRPMLFFHGGLDALFPADGVRTAYDRLRAVWRSQGAEDRLRLKTWPDRGHVFDDAMQDEVYAWLDSVL